In Helicobacter mastomyrinus, a single genomic region encodes these proteins:
- a CDS encoding c-type cytochrome translates to MKKLLFLTILGLFSFTYADQPAVFKKCIACHGPDAKKVAPGSKGGVTIAGMPKADLLKKLKGYKAKTEDNGGAKAIMYGQMATVSDEDIEALADYISKLPK, encoded by the coding sequence ATGAAAAAGTTGCTTTTTCTCACTATTTTGGGTCTTTTTAGTTTCACGTATGCTGACCAACCTGCAGTATTTAAAAAATGTATTGCTTGTCATGGGCCTGATGCGAAGAAAGTTGCTCCCGGTAGCAAAGGTGGTGTAACAATCGCTGGTATGCCAAAGGCTGATTTGCTTAAAAAACTCAAAGGTTATAAGGCAAAAACAGAAGATAATGGTGGTGCAAAGGCTATTATGTATGGACAAATGGCGACCGTAAGTGATGAAGATATTGAGGCATTAGCGGATTATATCTCCAAACTTCCTAAATAA
- a CDS encoding YqiA/YcfP family alpha/beta fold hydrolase — translation MQFFYSHGFHSSKDSLAYQRICEGLHLKPLQLVYDNGGDFRTNLQSCKEQLMVYKPTMPFGFIGNSLGAFYLWQLMLYADTLNVPLPCVFIFFNPVFEPLGQLKKYIDKPQINSTTQQHFTLCDKHWESYAFALRLPIPNTISNINGAVCLSESDELIDGSTSQAYWQHYAKIVHLQGGHIITDFAPLYENLYPFLHN, via the coding sequence ATGCAGTTTTTTTATTCACACGGATTCCATTCATCAAAAGATTCTCTAGCATATCAGCGAATATGCGAGGGCTTACACTTAAAGCCTTTGCAACTTGTTTATGATAATGGCGGGGACTTTAGGACAAATCTGCAAAGCTGCAAAGAGCAGCTAATGGTATATAAGCCCACTATGCCTTTTGGGTTTATTGGCAATTCTTTGGGAGCATTTTACCTATGGCAGCTTATGCTTTATGCTGATACGCTTAATGTGCCTCTCCCTTGTGTTTTTATATTTTTTAATCCTGTATTTGAGCCATTAGGACAATTGAAAAAATATATAGATAAGCCACAAATAAATAGCACCACGCAGCAGCATTTCACCCTCTGTGATAAGCATTGGGAAAGTTATGCCTTCGCCCTGCGCCTGCCTATACCAAATACCATATCAAATATAAACGGAGCGGTGTGTTTAAGTGAAAGTGATGAACTCATTGATGGGAGCACTTCACAAGCCTATTGGCAGCATTATGCCAAAATAGTGCATTTGCAAGGAGGGCATATCATTACTGATTTTGCCCCACTTTATGAGAATCTTTATCCATTTTTACACAATTAA
- a CDS encoding F0F1 ATP synthase subunit A, translating to MDDRVFTFAGLINANHDFIIGFHTLLVAVLMLIFARYATHKMQVIPGGIQNVFEFVISGIISFSKDIVGEEVARKYFPLAATIGFLVFFGNAIGIIPGFESPTSSWSFTLVLALVVFFYYHFEGIRAQGVFKYFKHFMGPVWWLAPLMFPIEIISHLSRIVSLSFRLFGNIKGDDMFLLVMLMLTHYVVPVVPFAILAFMALLQAFVFMILTYVYIHGAIVVDEEH from the coding sequence ATGGACGATAGAGTTTTTACCTTTGCAGGGTTGATTAATGCCAATCATGATTTCATTATTGGATTTCATACACTGCTTGTAGCAGTGCTTATGCTTATTTTTGCACGTTATGCAACACATAAAATGCAAGTTATTCCCGGTGGCATACAAAATGTTTTTGAATTTGTCATTTCTGGAATTATTTCGTTCTCAAAAGATATTGTAGGTGAAGAGGTCGCACGTAAATACTTTCCATTAGCAGCTACTATTGGCTTTTTAGTATTTTTTGGAAATGCTATTGGTATCATACCCGGTTTTGAATCTCCTACATCAAGTTGGAGTTTTACTCTTGTATTGGCACTTGTGGTATTTTTTTATTATCATTTTGAAGGTATTCGCGCACAGGGCGTGTTCAAATACTTCAAGCATTTTATGGGTCCTGTGTGGTGGCTTGCCCCGCTTATGTTCCCTATCGAGATTATTTCACATCTCTCACGCATTGTTTCACTCTCTTTCCGTCTTTTTGGGAATATCAAGGGTGATGATATGTTTTTGCTTGTTATGCTTATGCTTACTCATTATGTTGTGCCTGTTGTTCCGTTTGCTATTCTTGCCTTTATGGCTTTGCTTCAAGCTTTTGTATTTATGATTCTTACTTATGTGTATATTCACGGCGCAATAGTCGTGGATGAAGAGCATTAA
- a CDS encoding RluA family pseudouridine synthase — translation MLKDKAYKVLAHNHQLSHKQAKALIDQGLVRLGGQKLTLARAEVPYSATFEILSVKKPQVLFSDENILALAKPPFIESYDLCAMFEGWSLLHRLDRETSGVILLIKENSAFHKRAKRAFKDKEVYKEYIALLHGRLMDSIQIEKPILTIKKGFAKSYIDKNGLEAHTQLTPLAIVGKKTLVQAVITTGRTHQIRVHTQSIKYPIYGDRIYGIADNAPRLMLHAHKIALLDYEFISPVPQELQMEHL, via the coding sequence ATGCTCAAAGATAAGGCATACAAAGTCCTAGCGCATAATCATCAGCTTTCGCATAAACAGGCTAAGGCTTTGATTGATCAAGGTTTGGTGCGATTGGGAGGTCAGAAGCTCACTCTTGCTCGGGCGGAAGTACCTTATAGTGCGACTTTTGAAATATTAAGCGTTAAAAAACCTCAAGTGCTATTTAGCGATGAAAACATTTTAGCCCTTGCTAAGCCACCCTTTATAGAATCTTATGATTTATGTGCGATGTTTGAGGGCTGGTCTTTGCTCCATCGGCTAGATAGGGAGACAAGCGGTGTTATCTTGCTGATTAAGGAAAATAGTGCTTTTCACAAGAGGGCAAAAAGGGCATTTAAAGATAAGGAGGTATATAAGGAATATATAGCCCTCCTACACGGACGACTTATGGATTCTATCCAGATAGAGAAGCCCATACTCACTATAAAAAAGGGCTTTGCTAAATCATATATTGATAAAAATGGCTTAGAGGCGCATACACAGCTTACACCATTAGCCATAGTGGGTAAAAAGACATTGGTTCAAGCAGTGATTACCACAGGGCGCACACATCAAATTCGCGTGCATACTCAAAGTATCAAATACCCCATATATGGTGATAGAATCTATGGCATAGCAGATAATGCCCCCAGGCTTATGCTTCACGCCCATAAAATTGCGCTTTTAGATTATGAATTTATCTCGCCTGTCCCTCAAGAGTTACAAATGGAGCATTTGTAA
- the waaA gene encoding lipid IV(A) 3-deoxy-D-manno-octulosonic acid transferase produces the protein MDTLKHTQKVSFPFPLGYYCLCVLLYIIALPFLIASSFRLKHKDSIPARFFPFFIKKLEYEPHYWFHACSFGEVKSLEPLINAFYNKSVNILITTITHTGFNEAKRLYGNKADSKAHIIMRYLPFEIFLPLWSKQCKGLKTLVVTEAEMWKILFFMAKSHNAHTLLINARISQRSYKNYERFAWFYQGIFALIDEVLAQSHIDKRRLEALGATHIEVFGNLKTLNTPCVSTHYTKPSMPLFIGASTHRGEERLILESFKTFKEQSPTTLLLLAPRHPERFKEAYDLSMSFFSRTALFSQTHLESCEQYDVIVIDTLGELNNLYAISDVVILGGSFTTNVGGHNPLEPAFFGTRLISGEHIFNQYALFESVENYVLIPPQSLSDTLSRWELLPKSAIKTNSHDKLNILLQKIH, from the coding sequence GTGGATACCTTAAAACACACACAAAAAGTCTCCTTTCCTTTTCCTCTTGGTTATTACTGCTTATGTGTGCTGCTGTATATTATCGCGCTTCCCTTTTTGATTGCAAGCAGTTTTCGCTTAAAGCATAAAGATTCTATACCGGCACGATTTTTCCCTTTTTTTATCAAAAAGCTTGAATATGAGCCACACTATTGGTTTCACGCCTGCTCCTTTGGCGAGGTAAAATCACTCGAGCCGCTCATTAATGCCTTTTACAATAAATCTGTAAATATTTTAATCACCACTATCACGCATACAGGCTTTAATGAGGCAAAACGTTTGTATGGAAACAAAGCAGATTCTAAGGCACATATTATCATGCGCTATCTCCCTTTTGAAATCTTTTTGCCTCTGTGGAGTAAGCAATGCAAGGGGCTTAAAACATTAGTTGTGACAGAAGCAGAGATGTGGAAAATACTTTTTTTTATGGCTAAATCTCATAACGCACACACTTTACTTATTAACGCACGTATTTCGCAACGTTCATACAAGAACTATGAGCGGTTTGCGTGGTTTTATCAGGGGATTTTTGCCCTCATTGATGAGGTATTGGCTCAAAGTCATATCGATAAACGACGCCTTGAAGCCTTAGGCGCTACTCATATTGAAGTTTTTGGGAATCTTAAGACGCTTAATACCCCCTGTGTTAGCACACATTATACAAAGCCCTCTATGCCACTTTTCATCGGGGCAAGCACACATAGAGGGGAGGAGAGATTGATTTTAGAATCCTTTAAAACCTTTAAAGAACAATCCCCTACAACACTTTTGCTCCTTGCTCCTCGCCACCCTGAACGTTTTAAAGAAGCTTATGATTTAAGTATGAGCTTTTTTTCTCGCACGGCATTATTTTCACAGACACATTTAGAATCTTGTGAGCAGTATGATGTGATAGTCATTGATACATTAGGGGAGCTGAATAATCTCTATGCGATAAGCGATGTAGTGATACTTGGCGGGAGCTTTACTACAAATGTGGGCGGTCATAATCCGCTTGAACCGGCATTTTTTGGCACAAGACTTATTAGCGGGGAACATATCTTTAACCAATATGCACTTTTTGAATCAGTGGAAAATTATGTGCTTATCCCTCCTCAAAGCCTTAGTGATACACTTTCTAGATGGGAATTGCTCCCTAAGAGTGCCATTAAGACAAATTCACACGATAAGCTCAATATACTTTTGCAAAAGATTCACTAA
- a CDS encoding citrate synthase encodes MATITLTNNETKESFDFELIECTRGPKAVDFSKLFERTNIFSYDPGYGSTAGCKSTISYINGKEGELLYKGMPLAELVEKYHFTDICKLLITGEAPINDTESKEFEIELMHRSFLHEGLINIFNAFPDTAHPMANLSAALSALSTFHFHHLDMSNEAERQVMARRAIAKITTLVAFAYRHSLGIPYIYPDVERGYVENFLYMLRAYPGGKMKQTANGASEITPLEVEALDKIFILHADHGQNASTTTVRNVASTGAHPYAALSAGINALWGAAHGGANEKVLDMLNEIGDAKNVDKFIAKAKDKNDPFRLMGFGHRVYKNYDPRAKILKKLKDDLDTKGIKMDSRLSDLAHKVEEIALSDSYFVERNLYPNVDFYSGIILSALKIPVSLFTPIFVIGRMPGWCAQLLEHIKDPTARITRPRQVYIGK; translated from the coding sequence ATGGCAACAATTACGCTAACCAATAACGAAACAAAAGAAAGCTTTGATTTTGAACTTATCGAATGCACAAGAGGGCCTAAGGCAGTAGATTTTTCTAAGCTTTTTGAACGCACTAATATTTTTTCTTATGACCCGGGCTATGGCTCAACAGCTGGATGCAAATCTACTATTAGTTATATTAATGGTAAAGAAGGGGAGCTTTTATACAAAGGTATGCCTTTGGCTGAACTTGTGGAAAAATATCATTTTACAGATATATGCAAGCTCCTTATTACAGGTGAAGCGCCCATTAATGACACAGAATCTAAAGAATTTGAAATTGAACTTATGCATCGCAGTTTTTTGCACGAAGGGTTGATTAATATTTTTAACGCATTCCCTGATACAGCTCACCCTATGGCAAATTTATCCGCTGCACTTTCAGCACTCTCAACATTCCATTTTCATCATTTGGATATGAGTAATGAGGCAGAGCGACAAGTGATGGCGAGACGCGCTATTGCCAAGATTACTACACTTGTAGCTTTCGCTTATCGACATTCTTTGGGTATTCCTTATATTTATCCCGATGTAGAACGAGGCTATGTAGAGAATTTCCTCTATATGCTTCGTGCTTATCCGGGTGGCAAAATGAAGCAAACTGCCAATGGAGCAAGTGAGATTACACCACTAGAAGTAGAGGCACTTGATAAAATCTTTATCCTCCACGCAGACCACGGGCAAAATGCCTCTACCACTACTGTGCGCAATGTGGCTTCCACAGGAGCACACCCTTATGCGGCATTAAGTGCTGGAATTAACGCTTTGTGGGGTGCTGCACACGGTGGAGCAAATGAAAAAGTGCTTGATATGCTTAATGAAATTGGCGATGCAAAAAATGTCGATAAATTCATCGCTAAAGCGAAGGATAAAAATGATCCATTCAGACTAATGGGCTTTGGGCATCGTGTGTATAAGAATTATGACCCTCGCGCTAAGATTCTTAAAAAACTCAAAGATGACTTAGATACTAAGGGTATTAAGATGGATTCACGTTTGAGTGATTTAGCCCATAAAGTCGAAGAAATAGCCTTGAGTGATAGCTATTTTGTAGAGAGAAATCTCTACCCAAATGTGGATTTCTACTCTGGTATTATTCTTTCTGCGCTTAAAATTCCTGTATCGCTCTTTACACCTATTTTTGTTATTGGACGAATGCCGGGCTGGTGCGCACAGCTACTAGAGCATATTAAAGATCCAACAGCAAGGATTACTCGACCACGTCAAGTATATATAGGAAAATAG
- the recR gene encoding recombination mediator RecR — MNHYKSSLKAFYELILALEKLPAIGKKSAQKMAYALCVEDKFLGLNIAHAIENAALVVQRCQKCFCVSESEECEICTSLERENGELCIVAKAQDVLTIEEMGEYQGRYFVLSAELEQIDFTLLNRRIHRESIKEVIFALSPSLANEAIMLYIEDKIKSPVHFSKIAQGVPTGIGLDSIDQLSLSRAISARVKI, encoded by the coding sequence ATGAATCATTACAAGAGCAGTCTTAAGGCATTTTATGAGCTTATTCTAGCACTTGAAAAGCTCCCTGCCATTGGCAAAAAAAGCGCACAGAAAATGGCGTATGCACTTTGTGTAGAAGATAAATTTTTAGGGCTAAATATCGCTCACGCGATAGAGAATGCTGCCCTTGTAGTGCAGAGATGTCAAAAATGCTTTTGTGTGAGCGAAAGCGAGGAGTGTGAGATTTGCACATCGTTAGAGCGGGAAAATGGGGAATTATGTATCGTAGCAAAGGCACAAGATGTGCTGACAATCGAGGAGATGGGGGAGTATCAAGGGCGATATTTTGTGCTAAGTGCGGAGCTAGAGCAAATAGATTTTACATTGCTTAATCGTAGAATCCATAGGGAATCTATTAAAGAGGTAATTTTTGCCCTCTCTCCAAGCCTCGCTAATGAGGCGATTATGCTCTATATCGAGGATAAAATCAAGAGCCCTGTGCATTTTAGCAAAATCGCTCAAGGTGTGCCAACTGGCATTGGGCTAGATTCTATCGATCAGCTTTCACTCTCACGTGCCATAAGCGCACGTGTAAAGATTTAG
- the pth gene encoding aminoacyl-tRNA hydrolase — protein sequence MSCLLVAGLGNPGVKYQNTRHNVGFMVLDFLSKTLNFTFHFDKKFNAEVGTLHTDSHKVFFLKPLTFMNLSGESIAPFARYFDIAHTLIIHDDIDIAFGDIRFKYGGSSGGHNGLKSIDKAMGDKYLRLRFGIGRDTQGNVIDYVLSDFNTQEIAQITQTLPFIQFAIAYFYTMQGSIEDILAHLQNRFTLRNKSQKPNKDSINITKQNIRDKR from the coding sequence ATGTCCTGCCTTCTTGTTGCAGGGCTTGGCAATCCGGGTGTCAAATATCAAAATACTCGGCATAATGTTGGCTTTATGGTGCTTGATTTTTTATCAAAAACCTTAAATTTTACATTTCATTTTGATAAAAAATTTAACGCAGAAGTGGGCACATTACACACAGATTCTCATAAAGTATTTTTTCTTAAACCTCTTACTTTTATGAATCTCTCTGGCGAGTCTATTGCCCCATTTGCTCGGTATTTTGATATTGCTCATACACTGATAATACACGATGATATTGATATTGCCTTTGGTGATATTCGCTTTAAATATGGTGGCTCAAGCGGTGGGCATAATGGCTTAAAATCTATTGATAAAGCTATGGGGGATAAATACTTGAGACTTCGTTTTGGCATAGGTAGGGACACGCAAGGCAATGTGATAGATTATGTATTGAGTGATTTTAATACTCAAGAAATAGCGCAAATAACACAAACTTTGCCTTTTATCCAATTTGCCATTGCATATTTTTACACTATGCAAGGTAGCATAGAGGATATACTCGCTCACTTACAAAACCGCTTTACATTAAGAAATAAATCACAAAAGCCCAATAAAGATTCTATAAATATCACAAAGCAAAACATAAGGGACAAAAGATGA
- the truD gene encoding tRNA pseudouridine(13) synthase TruD: MPDIAPIRRIYPFTHSACDGYFKPSSRDFVVREIPLYEPSGSGEHCLLYVRKKGLSTFELLHLLSQILGCKVRDIGYAGLKDKAATTYQYISIHHSLLPRLESARATLEEKQVKILNITFHHNKLKIGHLKGNAFFMRLKKCSPTNAKKLESILQSLTQSGFPNYFGNQRFGNEGDNFQSGRELAHNAMEMKNKKINKFLISSYQSYLFNAWLSCRITLSQILHHFSPNEAMNALQSSSLPALQHLNTQCNPQMLKIWQAQKQPFVLLKGDVMCHYPFGKTFLCEDENIESARFMQRYIAPTGALYGTKCINAQDMALVCEAAYKDKISASGSRRYAWVWAEDVESKYKPQEAHFELRFTLPKGSYATIFLESLLGKSLEICRND; encoded by the coding sequence ATGCCCGATATTGCACCTATTCGTAGAATTTACCCTTTTACACATAGTGCTTGTGATGGCTATTTTAAGCCCTCGTCTCGCGATTTTGTAGTGAGAGAAATCCCCCTTTATGAGCCAAGCGGAAGCGGGGAGCATTGCCTCCTCTATGTGCGTAAAAAGGGTTTAAGCACCTTTGAGCTTTTACATCTCCTCTCTCAAATACTTGGCTGCAAAGTGCGTGATATAGGCTATGCAGGGCTTAAAGACAAAGCAGCGACAACATACCAATACATTAGCATTCACCATTCTTTGCTTCCTCGTTTAGAATCTGCCCGTGCGACTTTAGAAGAAAAACAAGTGAAGATTCTAAACATTACCTTTCATCATAATAAGCTTAAAATCGGGCATCTTAAGGGTAATGCTTTCTTTATGCGACTTAAAAAATGTAGTCCCACAAATGCTAAAAAACTAGAATCCATCTTGCAATCCCTCACACAGAGCGGATTCCCAAACTATTTTGGCAATCAGCGATTTGGCAATGAGGGCGATAATTTTCAAAGTGGCAGAGAATTAGCACATAATGCTATGGAAATGAAAAACAAAAAGATAAACAAGTTTCTTATCTCAAGCTATCAAAGCTATTTGTTTAATGCGTGGCTTTCCTGCCGCATCACACTCTCTCAAATCCTACATCATTTTAGTCCAAATGAAGCTATGAATGCTCTGCAAAGCTCATCACTCCCTGCCCTACAACATCTTAATACACAATGTAACCCACAAATGCTAAAAATATGGCAAGCCCAAAAGCAGCCTTTTGTGCTGCTAAAAGGCGATGTGATGTGCCATTATCCCTTTGGCAAGACATTTTTATGCGAAGATGAAAATATAGAATCTGCACGTTTTATGCAAAGATATATCGCTCCCACTGGTGCACTTTATGGCACAAAGTGCATAAACGCCCAAGATATGGCTTTGGTGTGCGAAGCAGCATATAAAGATAAGATTAGCGCGAGTGGTTCAAGGCGGTATGCGTGGGTATGGGCGGAAGATGTAGAGAGCAAATACAAGCCCCAAGAAGCACATTTTGAGCTGCGATTCACCCTACCAAAGGGGAGCTATGCGACTATTTTCCTTGAATCTTTACTTGGTAAAAGCTTAGAAATCTGTAGAAATGACTAA
- a CDS encoding 50S ribosomal protein L25/general stress protein Ctc, whose protein sequence is MLEGQIRESISKSQAKALRNDGYLIANIYGKGQENIHCAFKLNDFIKALKHKNTLIFPVKVGSKTLDVVVQEYQKDPVTNTIVHVDLLMAQKGVVSKYKVPVSVKGSAKGLKNKGVLFISTKRISVKCSAEHLPNTYELDVSDLDVGDSILVRDLPQIQGVTIINRPSVAVVGVIKAK, encoded by the coding sequence ATGCTAGAAGGACAAATTAGAGAGAGTATTTCAAAATCTCAAGCAAAGGCTTTGAGGAATGATGGTTATCTAATTGCAAATATCTATGGCAAGGGACAGGAGAATATCCATTGTGCTTTTAAGCTTAATGATTTCATTAAGGCACTTAAGCATAAAAATACCTTGATTTTCCCTGTAAAAGTAGGTAGCAAGACCCTAGATGTGGTAGTTCAAGAATACCAGAAAGATCCCGTAACAAACACTATTGTCCACGTGGATTTGCTTATGGCACAAAAAGGTGTAGTGAGCAAATATAAAGTGCCCGTAAGTGTTAAAGGCAGTGCTAAGGGCTTAAAGAATAAGGGTGTTTTGTTTATTTCCACAAAACGTATTAGTGTCAAATGCAGCGCGGAACATCTCCCCAATACCTATGAACTTGATGTGAGTGATTTAGATGTGGGAGATTCTATCCTTGTACGTGATTTACCACAGATTCAAGGTGTAACTATCATCAATCGCCCATCTGTGGCAGTAGTTGGAGTGATTAAAGCTAAATAA
- a CDS encoding LptF/LptG family permease, translating to MIFRFVGFYYLKYFFIIFLGLEGFFLAIDTLKYVDELPDSANLLILFLFYDGVFALTYTLPISLVLCSVLFYMAFLKSSQLTALMALGYSKLQILFPLIFISSIFIFSFIGLNATPFAYAREYAESIIYQNTQNVRENLLLKSDNQYIFLHKLYPLLNGEARAEGIKIFVLDEEHRLVGYHEAKEAFFENNEWILKNAKSLGIVPNLILGEKALQININEELATLKGFSSKVLETIAQDKPTASIIDAFASLHIAYKQGVSSDKIRGILYGLLIVPFFVPLCIAIIAYYIPSLPRYGNLTLISFVSIIAALAIWGLFFSLSQLSVAGLVYPEIGLLFPMGILFVIFLWHIRYLNQKFS from the coding sequence ATGATTTTTCGTTTTGTGGGATTTTATTATTTAAAATATTTTTTCATTATTTTTTTAGGACTAGAGGGGTTTTTTCTCGCTATTGATACATTGAAATATGTTGATGAATTGCCCGATTCTGCTAATTTATTGATTTTGTTTTTATTTTATGATGGCGTATTTGCCTTGACTTATACCTTGCCTATTTCGCTTGTTTTGTGTTCAGTTTTATTCTATATGGCATTTCTTAAAAGCTCACAATTAACAGCGCTGATGGCGTTAGGATATTCAAAGTTGCAGATTCTTTTTCCATTGATTTTTATTTCAAGTATCTTTATTTTTAGCTTCATTGGCTTAAACGCTACGCCATTTGCATACGCACGAGAATATGCAGAAAGCATTATTTACCAAAATACACAAAATGTGCGTGAAAACCTACTTTTAAAAAGCGACAACCAATACATTTTTCTCCACAAACTCTACCCTTTGCTTAATGGTGAGGCAAGAGCAGAAGGCATTAAAATTTTTGTGCTTGATGAGGAGCATAGACTTGTGGGCTACCACGAGGCAAAAGAAGCATTTTTTGAAAACAATGAGTGGATTTTAAAAAATGCAAAAAGCTTAGGGATTGTGCCCAATTTGATACTTGGAGAAAAAGCTTTGCAGATAAATATAAATGAGGAATTAGCCACACTTAAGGGCTTTAGCTCTAAAGTACTTGAAACAATTGCGCAAGATAAGCCTACAGCTTCAATTATTGATGCGTTTGCCTCACTTCATATTGCCTATAAGCAGGGTGTTAGCTCGGATAAAATACGTGGAATCCTCTATGGGCTACTCATCGTGCCCTTTTTTGTCCCACTTTGCATTGCTATTATCGCTTATTATATCCCCTCATTGCCTCGCTATGGCAATCTCACGCTCATTAGCTTTGTAAGTATTATTGCTGCATTAGCCATTTGGGGATTATTCTTCTCTCTTTCACAGCTTAGTGTCGCAGGGCTTGTATATCCTGAAATAGGTTTATTGTTCCCTATGGGAATCTTATTTGTTATATTTTTGTGGCATATTCGATATTTAAATCAAAAGTTTTCATAA
- a CDS encoding alanine racemase encodes MAEITLSSQAYKHNFQLLSSHIGTDIELAAVLKDNAYGHGLEQISTLAKQCGVKSVFVKNYAEAIRISEIFPHITALYGMPEGDFPPHIAFVVHQKAHIESLPKGTKVELKVNAGMNRNGIQPDELESYIKAILDRGLELIGVFTHNGYGDDIDEGFMRTQECFRTIKEQVRALSQKYGFKLSRFHSLSSSGAVRVASEGKIDDDLVRVGIALYGYLDVAFANPISAKLQKVATLYADKIATRFLPQGARIGYSGCTTLESQSCISTYDIGYGDGFFRVSERHKVYTTEGYQILPRSSMDCFSCLCDKPRICVFNDVSVLAQAFGTISYEILTHLSPHIKRTLI; translated from the coding sequence ATGGCAGAAATCACTCTCTCTTCTCAAGCATACAAACATAACTTTCAACTTCTCTCTTCACATATTGGCACAGATATAGAACTTGCAGCAGTCTTAAAGGATAACGCTTATGGGCACGGCTTAGAGCAAATAAGCACACTCGCGAAGCAATGTGGTGTAAAAAGCGTGTTTGTCAAAAATTATGCTGAAGCTATACGAATAAGTGAAATTTTTCCGCATATCACAGCACTTTATGGTATGCCAGAAGGTGATTTCCCCCCGCATATCGCTTTTGTAGTGCATCAAAAGGCGCATATTGAATCCTTACCCAAAGGCACGAAGGTAGAGCTAAAAGTCAATGCTGGTATGAATCGCAATGGCATACAACCTGATGAGTTAGAATCCTACATCAAAGCCATTCTTGATCGGGGCTTGGAGCTTATAGGGGTATTTACCCATAATGGCTATGGCGATGATATAGATGAAGGCTTTATGCGCACACAAGAGTGCTTCAGAACTATTAAGGAGCAAGTGAGGGCGTTATCTCAAAAATATGGTTTCAAGTTATCAAGATTCCATTCTCTAAGCTCTTCTGGAGCTGTACGTGTGGCAAGTGAGGGCAAAATAGATGATGATTTGGTGCGTGTGGGTATCGCGCTGTATGGATACCTCGATGTCGCCTTTGCCAATCCCATCAGTGCGAAACTACAAAAGGTCGCTACATTATACGCAGATAAAATCGCTACTCGCTTTTTGCCACAAGGAGCGCGTATAGGGTATAGTGGCTGCACAACTTTAGAATCTCAAAGCTGCATTAGCACCTATGATATTGGCTATGGCGATGGGTTTTTCCGCGTGAGTGAGCGGCACAAAGTCTATACCACAGAGGGTTATCAAATCCTCCCTCGCTCCTCAATGGACTGCTTCTCCTGCTTATGCGATAAACCTCGCATTTGTGTTTTTAATGATGTGAGCGTACTTGCACAGGCTTTTGGGACGATTAGTTATGAGATTCTCACACATCTCTCCCCGCATATCAAACGCACTCTTATTTAG
- a CDS encoding thiamine phosphate synthase, which yields MRAWLITPHIDERYISTLALYLPTIAVDGIICRTQNKKWLNEFVKYISPLSKILLLNLPFNSLLETISLSASFQGVHLKSHLMNYITPLKNAYLEEFAEQKIIGYSAHSIAEVESALALGADYCTLSPIFPTPNKGTPLGLETLNKIPYTIRSRVIALGGINHTHIPILKTLGLGGYAGIRCFLESKR from the coding sequence TTGAGGGCGTGGCTTATTACCCCTCATATTGATGAGAGATATATAAGCACACTTGCCTTGTATTTACCTACAATAGCCGTAGATGGGATTATATGTCGCACTCAAAATAAAAAATGGCTCAATGAATTTGTCAAATATATCTCTCCCTTAAGTAAAATACTATTACTTAACCTGCCTTTTAATAGCCTATTAGAAACCATATCTCTTTCTGCTTCTTTTCAAGGCGTGCATTTAAAGTCTCACTTAATGAACTATATAACCCCACTTAAAAATGCTTATTTGGAGGAATTTGCAGAACAAAAAATTATCGGTTATAGCGCACATAGTATCGCAGAAGTAGAATCTGCTTTAGCATTGGGAGCGGATTATTGCACCTTAAGCCCCATCTTCCCTACACCAAATAAAGGCACCCCGCTAGGCTTAGAAACACTCAATAAGATTCCATATACTATACGTTCACGTGTTATTGCACTTGGGGGCATTAATCACACCCATATCCCTATTCTCAAAACATTAGGATTAGGCGGTTACGCAGGTATTCGATGTTTTTTAGAATCTAAACGATGA